The genomic interval CTGGGAGATTTCGCCGGGCAAGCCCTACGTGTCGCGCTACCGCTTCGTCATCGCCGATGGCGAACCGGACAAAGCCGGGCTGCAACGGCTCTGGCAGGACTACGCGAATCCGCCGAAGGTGACCGTGCAGGCGGAGTGAGTGTGGCAAGGCTTCGGGCGCCCCCGCGCTTTCGCCGAATCACCTCGCGATGGCCCGCACCACCTGACCCTTCGACCACGCGCCGAGCTTCTTCCCGTCGGCGGCGTTTTTGAGCCGCAGCGTGACCTCCGAGGCGCCGGAGCCGCAGGTGCCGAGATTCTTGCGGGTGAGCAGCTCCGCTTCGATGGCGTCGCCGGTGGGAGTGAAAGTCGCCGTGGTGGCCCGCAGCGAGAGCGGCGGCCTTGGCGCGGTGCGTGAACCTGGCGGCGCTGAGCTTCTCCCCGAGGGACGCAGCCGTCGCGCGGGCCGCGGTGCACAGGGAAGCGAGAGCGAATACGCGAGCGAGAAATGGAACCACCTTCATGGCGTGAACTGACGTGCCCGCCCGTCGCTCGGGTCACCTCTTCTCGGCGATGCACCAAAGCGAGCGGTGCGTGCGGATGAACAACTCGCCGTTCGATGGCGCGATCGAAGAGTTGCTCGGCTCGCCAAGCGAATTCACGGAGACGAGTTCGAATTGGGGCGACGCCTTGAACACGAAACAATCGCCACCCTGCGTGATCGAATAGCAGTGGCCGCCCGCGAGCATCACCGAGGACCAGTTTTGTTTGCTCGGCGCCTTTCCGGTCAGCGTCTCGGACCACACGGTCGCGCCCGTCTTGAGGTCGAGGCACATCGCGGTGCCGGGGTCGTTGTGGATGTAAATGCGGCCGTCGTGAATCACGCCCGAGCCGATGCGCTGCGGCGAGCGCGGGTGATGCCAGAGCCGGCGCGAACCCGTCACATCGCCGCCGCCGCCCGCCCGCACTGCGAACGCCGAGCCGCCGAAGCCGCCCATCGCGACCACGATGCCGTCCGCATGAATCGGCGAGGTGTAGCAAAGCGGGTTGAGCCCGGTGCAGTGCCAGATTTCCGAACCGGTCTGCAGATCGTAGGCCACGAGGCGCTTCGGCCAGCTCATGAGCAACTGTTCCTTGCCCTCGACGGTCGTGACAATCGGCGTGGTCCACGAGCCGATGTAGGTCTCGCCCTGCACGCCCTTCTCGCCCGGTTTCGGATGCTTGTAGCCGGTGGATTCGTCCTGCTTCCAGACGGTCTTTCCCGTGCGCTTGTCCACGGCGATGAGGTAGGTCGCATCCGCGGGGCCGAAGTTGAGGAAGCACAGGTTGCCGCGAATCACCGGCGAAGCGCCGTTGCCCCAGATGTGGAATTGCCTGCCGAGATCGGTGCGCTTCCAAAGCTCCTTGCCGGCGAAGTCGTAGCAGAACAGTCCGTCGGACGCGAAGGACACGATCACGCGCTCGCCGTCGGTGGCGGGCGACGCCGGGCAGTAGGGATTGGTCGAATGTGTCGGCTCCTTCTCGTTGGTGGCGACGCCAACCTGCCAGGCCAGCTTGCCATCGGCGCGATTGAGGCACATGAGCGTGCGACGCTCTTGAACGGCTTGAGTCACGAACACCTTTTCGCCCCAGACGACCGGCGTGGAGTTGCCTCGCTCCGGCAGCGGGATGCGCCACTTTACGTTTTCGGTCGCGCTCCACTTCATCGGAAGGTTGTTCTCGGTGCAGATGCCGTCACCCGTCGGGCCGCGCCACGCGGGCCAGTTCCCGGCACCGGCGGAGGGGACGGCGGCCAGCAGTGAGATGGCCGTGATGGCGCTGAGCAGGCAGGGGCGCACGGCAGGGACGAGTGGCTTCATGACGCGAATGTAGCAACCGCCGCGCGCGTGGCAACTGCGGCGCGTGAATGCGGCAGGCGTGACGGGTTTCTGTTCGACAACCGCCGCAGGCTTCGTTGAACTCCGCCCATGCAGCGCATCACCCGCGACGCCGCCAGGAAATTCGCCTTCGACTGGCGCGATGAACCCATTCTGCGAGTCCGGCCGGGCGAGTCGTTTGAAGTCGAGACGTGGGACGCGAGCACCGGTTACTTCCAGACCCCGGCGGACAAGGCCATTCCCTCGAAGCGCCCCGGCTTCGACCGCTCGCCGCCGACCGCCAATCCCATCGGTGGCCCCGTGTGGATCGAGGGCGCCCAGCGCGGCGACACCCTGGTGGTGGCCGTCGAGGACATCGTGGTCGAGGGCCACTCGTGGATCGCGATCGGCCCGCGGCGCGGTCCGCTGGGCGAGAGCGCCCGCTGGCCGGAGTTGAGCGCGGACTACACCACCAAGATTTTCAAGCACACGCCCGGTCCGAGCGGAACGAACCGCGACGGCACGCTGCACTTCAGCGACACGCTCTCGTGGCCGATCACGCCGTTCATCGGCACGATCGGCACCACGCCGGATCGCGAGGTACACTCGAGCATCTCCGGGCAGGGCGAGTGGGGCGGCAACCTCGACATCCGCGACGTCGCGCCGGGCAACCGCATCCTCCTGCCCATCTTTCACGACGGCGCGCGATTTTATCTCGGCGACGTGCACGCGAGCCAGGGCGACACCGAGTTCACCGGCACCGCCGCGGAAACCTGCGCGACCGTGCGCGTGAAACTCGACTTGGTGAAGGGCCAGCGCGTGCCGTGGATGCGCATCGAGAAGCCCGCCTCAATTGTGAGCGTCTTTGCGGCCCGCCCGATGGAGAGCGCGGTCGAAACCGCGACCATCAACCTCATGGACTGGCTCATCACCGGGCACGGCTTCACGCCGACGGACGCGTATTGCCTCGTGAGCACGTGCCCCGACTTCCGAATCAACGTCTACCAGTCGTGCAAGATCGCGAAGCTCGACTGCGTGGTGGGCGCCGAGTTGCCGCGCAAGTATCTGAAC from Verrucomicrobiota bacterium carries:
- a CDS encoding serine/threonine protein kinase yields the protein MKPLVPAVRPCLLSAITAISLLAAVPSAGAGNWPAWRGPTGDGICTENNLPMKWSATENVKWRIPLPERGNSTPVVWGEKVFVTQAVQERRTLMCLNRADGKLAWQVGVATNEKEPTHSTNPYCPASPATDGERVIVSFASDGLFCYDFAGKELWKRTDLGRQFHIWGNGASPVIRGNLCFLNFGPADATYLIAVDKRTGKTVWKQDESTGYKHPKPGEKGVQGETYIGSWTTPIVTTVEGKEQLLMSWPKRLVAYDLQTGSEIWHCTGLNPLCYTSPIHADGIVVAMGGFGGSAFAVRAGGGGDVTGSRRLWHHPRSPQRIGSGVIHDGRIYIHNDPGTAMCLDLKTGATVWSETLTGKAPSKQNWSSVMLAGGHCYSITQGGDCFVFKASPQFELVSVNSLGEPSNSSIAPSNGELFIRTHRSLWCIAEKR